Proteins from one Anastrepha obliqua isolate idAnaObli1 chromosome 2, idAnaObli1_1.0, whole genome shotgun sequence genomic window:
- the LOC129237527 gene encoding uncharacterized protein LOC129237527 isoform X3 — translation MDVNKKINIRLVQTVEKYPCIYNTSLTEYSKRDHTERAWIEVAEELSSTPDVVKDRWKCIRSVFVRRLKQMHMGELSKPYYLHQHLQFLVPFLQKPWDPESRTKRLLEESENRVRRSPIRKKSIDINDTSDYFDNTHEDNLDTIYLGNSSKGKRMASATSEDDDFHGFSDYRSTKLQSPAKRRVIRDAPYFSNITQSDEANGDENPKRLFMLSLLPDLEEMNNAQMREFKTKVITLINEIFEESLDGN, via the exons ATGGAcgttaacaaaaaaatcaacatacGTTTAGTGCAGACTGTTGAAAAATATCCGTGCATATACAATACCTCACTTACAGAATATTCCAAACGAGATCACACTGAACGGGCGTGGATAGAAGTGGCGGAGGAGCTTTCTAGTACAC CGGATGTAGTTAAGGATAGATGGAAATGTATTCGATCAGTTTTCGTAAGAAGACTAAAACAAATGCATATGGGAGAGCTAAGCAAACCCTACTACTTACACCAACACCTGCAATTTCTAGTTCCATTTCTGCAAAAGCCTTGGGATCCGGAGTCTCGAACAAAACGTTTGCTGGAGGAGAGTGAAAATCGCGTTAGGCGAAGTCCAATAAGAAAAAAGAGTATTGATATCAACGACACTTCCGATTATTTTGACAACACACATGAAGATAATCTGGATACAATTTATTTGGGTAACTCCAGTAAAGGGAAGCGAATGGCATCAGCTACTTCCGAAGACGATGATTTCCATGGTTTCTCTGACTACAGATCCACTAAATTACAGTCCCCGGCTAAACGGCGTGTAATAAGAGATGCTccatatttttcgaatattaCACAAAGTGACGAAGCCAATGGCGATGAAAATCCTAAGAGACTATTTATGTTAAGTTTGCTGCCTGATCTCGAAGAAATGAATAATGCGCAAATGCGTGAGTTTAAGACGAAAGTCATAACGCTCATAAATGAGATATTTGAAGAAAGCTTAGATGGTAATTAA
- the LOC129237527 gene encoding uncharacterized protein LOC129237527 isoform X2: MAPRKNNSDLIWEYFENQKEIGKAVCSICKLVLKNDRSYNLKSHLIKVHKINFYNIEKKFNPSNSDPTTTKSCRKMNLKVPRNRNKNNSNLIWGYFENQEEIGKAVCNICKLVLKNNRIYNLKKHLIKKHKINLCIPSKSDLTPPICSKKQNIKVQVNIKNLFKSYIGLVAEDSIPFDVLDSSNFKNIIDPICHGLGKKLGKRITLNAKNCQTALHQVAENIRTNMRMEMNRRLLSLKIDSASKLSRKICGISAQFLKENEIKSLILGMIELKDIGASASFNLAEEILKTLQKYDIQLNQIVSITSDSPANTIETTTILSSYNTSEHERMEKDLNGTYLNNISPSNSRVEQIQICICAAHTAQLCALDVIKDPEIEELLSNSRNFIKFIRNPANGIKDAFELRNIQLPQLDCYTTYGSTYEMIVTLLAAKDILIDVEPIGSNATDEHFDNNNTLWDFMECYCAVFAPLQDAMKRFQAENLHYGDFYAQWLKCQMLTNKIIRTNLAEDMARKIGKKILKSMEKRTSELLENESLNACLFLDPRFHHTLSSKKRLKAVIYLNNLWEKLCSFSPTSQPVPNDNTLMENEVKFEDEAEEMLNSFLTEKLQASSAEVKYTDLLSKISNLHLPFLRSDTDVLQFWKEKEQSEPELYALSNVCFGIPPTHRM; this comes from the exons ATGGCCCCGCGCAAAAATAATTCAGACCTCATTTGGGAGTATTTCGAgaatcaaaaagaaattggaAAGGCCGTTTGCAGCATTTGCAAATTAGTGTTAAAAAATGACAGAAGTTATAATTTGAAAAGCCATTTGATAAAAgtgcacaaaataaatttttataatattgaaaaaaaatttaacccgtCTAATTCCGATCCAACAACCACGAAATCTTGTCGAAAAATGAATCTTAAAGTGCCaagaaatagaaacaaaaataattcaaatctCATTTGgggttatttcgaaaatcaggAAGAAATTGGAAAGGCCGTTTGCAACATTTGCAAATTAGTGTTAAAAAATAAcagaatttataatttaaaaaaacatttaataaaaaagcacaaaataaatttatgcataCCGTCTAAATCCGATTTAACACCGCCAATTTGTAGcaagaaacaaaatattaaagtgcaagtaaatataaaaaacttattcaaatcGTATATTGGATTAGTAGCCGAAGACAGCATTCCATTTGATGTGCTCGATTCCTCgaactttaaaaatataatagaccCAATTTGCCATGGGCTGGGGAAAAAACTCGGCAAGCGCATCACTCTCAATGCGAAAAATTGCCAAACAGCTTTGCATCAAGTCGCTGAAAACATTAGAACCAACATGAGAATGGAAATGAACAGAAGGCTTTTGTCTTTAAAGATTGACAGTGCATCGAAGCTTTCGCGTAAAATTTGCGGAATAAGCGCACAATTCCTCAAGGAAAACGAAATCAAATCTCTTATTTTGGGCATGATTGAGTTAAAAGACATTGGCGCGAGTGCCTCGTTTAATCTGGcagaagaaatattaaaaactttgcaaaaatatGACATCCAACTGAATCAGATTGTGTCCATCACCTCTGATAGCCCAGCGAATACGatagaaacaacaacaattttatcTAGCTACAACACTAGCGAACATGAACGAATGGAGAAGGATTTGAAcggtacatatttaaataatatcagTCCATCGAATTCTCGCGTCGAGCAGATTCAAATCTGTATATGTGCCGCTCATACTGCTCAGCTATGTGCCTTGGATGTCATAAAAGACCCTGAAATAGAGGAACTTCTGTCAAACAGcagaaattttataaagttCATTCGCAACCCTGCAAATGGTATTAAGGACGCTTTTGAGTTGCGAAACATTCAACTGCCTCAACTCGATTGTTACACCACCTATGGCTCAACATACGAAATGATTGTGACGCTACTGGCTGCAAAAGATATCTTAATTGATGTGGAACCTATTGGAAGCAATGCCACTGACGAGCATTTCGACAACAATAACACGCTTTGGGACTTTATGGAGTGCTATTGCGCCGTGTTCGCTCCATTGCAAGATGCTATGAAACGATTTCAAGCAGAAAATTTGCATTATGGAGATTTTTATGCTCAGTGGCTAAAATGCCAAATGCTCACCAATAAAATAATCCGCACTAATCTAGCCGAGGACATGGCAAGGAAAATTGGAAAGAAAATCTTGAAAAGCATGGAGAAAAGAACATCTGAACTGCTTGAGAACGAAAGTCTGAATGCCTGTCTGTTTCTGGATCCAAGGTTCCATCACACACTCAGTTCAAAGAAGAGGCTGAAAGCGGTTATTTACCTAAACAATCTGTGGGAGAAACTCTGTTCTTTTTCTCCTACTTCGCAACCGGTTCCTAACGACAACACTTTAATGGAGAATGAAGTTAAGTTCGAAGACGAAGCCGAAGAAATGCTCAATTCATTTCTGACTGAAAAACTTCAAGCGTCCTCGGCTGAGGTCAAATATACTGATCTGCTTTCAAAAATAAGTAATCTGCATCTACCATTTCTGCGAAGCGACACTGATGTATTGCAGTTTTGGAAAGAGAAGGAGCAATCGGAACCCGAACTTTACGCATTAAGCAACGTTTGTTTCGGCATTCCTCCAACTCAT CGGATGTAG
- the LOC129237527 gene encoding uncharacterized protein LOC129237527 isoform X1 translates to MAPRKNNSDLIWEYFENQKEIGKAVCSICKLVLKNDRSYNLKSHLIKVHKINFYNIEKKFNPSNSDPTTTKSCRKMNLKVPRNRNKNNSNLIWGYFENQEEIGKAVCNICKLVLKNNRIYNLKKHLIKKHKINLCIPSKSDLTPPICSKKQNIKVQVNIKNLFKSYIGLVAEDSIPFDVLDSSNFKNIIDPICHGLGKKLGKRITLNAKNCQTALHQVAENIRTNMRMEMNRRLLSLKIDSASKLSRKICGISAQFLKENEIKSLILGMIELKDIGASASFNLAEEILKTLQKYDIQLNQIVSITSDSPANTIETTTILSSYNTSEHERMEKDLNGTYLNNISPSNSRVEQIQICICAAHTAQLCALDVIKDPEIEELLSNSRNFIKFIRNPANGIKDAFELRNIQLPQLDCYTTYGSTYEMIVTLLAAKDILIDVEPIGSNATDEHFDNNNTLWDFMECYCAVFAPLQDAMKRFQAENLHYGDFYAQWLKCQMLTNKIIRTNLAEDMARKIGKKILKSMEKRTSELLENESLNACLFLDPRFHHTLSSKKRLKAVIYLNNLWEKLCSFSPTSQPVPNDNTLMENEVKFEDEAEEMLNSFLTEKLQASSAEVKYTDLLSKISNLHLPFLRSDTDVLQFWKEKEQSEPELYALSNVCFGIPPTHVTIKDAFSSLADNSNQMSHETLEDILLVKLSPVFLNKAINSLTLFED, encoded by the exons ATGGCCCCGCGCAAAAATAATTCAGACCTCATTTGGGAGTATTTCGAgaatcaaaaagaaattggaAAGGCCGTTTGCAGCATTTGCAAATTAGTGTTAAAAAATGACAGAAGTTATAATTTGAAAAGCCATTTGATAAAAgtgcacaaaataaatttttataatattgaaaaaaaatttaacccgtCTAATTCCGATCCAACAACCACGAAATCTTGTCGAAAAATGAATCTTAAAGTGCCaagaaatagaaacaaaaataattcaaatctCATTTGgggttatttcgaaaatcaggAAGAAATTGGAAAGGCCGTTTGCAACATTTGCAAATTAGTGTTAAAAAATAAcagaatttataatttaaaaaaacatttaataaaaaagcacaaaataaatttatgcataCCGTCTAAATCCGATTTAACACCGCCAATTTGTAGcaagaaacaaaatattaaagtgcaagtaaatataaaaaacttattcaaatcGTATATTGGATTAGTAGCCGAAGACAGCATTCCATTTGATGTGCTCGATTCCTCgaactttaaaaatataatagaccCAATTTGCCATGGGCTGGGGAAAAAACTCGGCAAGCGCATCACTCTCAATGCGAAAAATTGCCAAACAGCTTTGCATCAAGTCGCTGAAAACATTAGAACCAACATGAGAATGGAAATGAACAGAAGGCTTTTGTCTTTAAAGATTGACAGTGCATCGAAGCTTTCGCGTAAAATTTGCGGAATAAGCGCACAATTCCTCAAGGAAAACGAAATCAAATCTCTTATTTTGGGCATGATTGAGTTAAAAGACATTGGCGCGAGTGCCTCGTTTAATCTGGcagaagaaatattaaaaactttgcaaaaatatGACATCCAACTGAATCAGATTGTGTCCATCACCTCTGATAGCCCAGCGAATACGatagaaacaacaacaattttatcTAGCTACAACACTAGCGAACATGAACGAATGGAGAAGGATTTGAAcggtacatatttaaataatatcagTCCATCGAATTCTCGCGTCGAGCAGATTCAAATCTGTATATGTGCCGCTCATACTGCTCAGCTATGTGCCTTGGATGTCATAAAAGACCCTGAAATAGAGGAACTTCTGTCAAACAGcagaaattttataaagttCATTCGCAACCCTGCAAATGGTATTAAGGACGCTTTTGAGTTGCGAAACATTCAACTGCCTCAACTCGATTGTTACACCACCTATGGCTCAACATACGAAATGATTGTGACGCTACTGGCTGCAAAAGATATCTTAATTGATGTGGAACCTATTGGAAGCAATGCCACTGACGAGCATTTCGACAACAATAACACGCTTTGGGACTTTATGGAGTGCTATTGCGCCGTGTTCGCTCCATTGCAAGATGCTATGAAACGATTTCAAGCAGAAAATTTGCATTATGGAGATTTTTATGCTCAGTGGCTAAAATGCCAAATGCTCACCAATAAAATAATCCGCACTAATCTAGCCGAGGACATGGCAAGGAAAATTGGAAAGAAAATCTTGAAAAGCATGGAGAAAAGAACATCTGAACTGCTTGAGAACGAAAGTCTGAATGCCTGTCTGTTTCTGGATCCAAGGTTCCATCACACACTCAGTTCAAAGAAGAGGCTGAAAGCGGTTATTTACCTAAACAATCTGTGGGAGAAACTCTGTTCTTTTTCTCCTACTTCGCAACCGGTTCCTAACGACAACACTTTAATGGAGAATGAAGTTAAGTTCGAAGACGAAGCCGAAGAAATGCTCAATTCATTTCTGACTGAAAAACTTCAAGCGTCCTCGGCTGAGGTCAAATATACTGATCTGCTTTCAAAAATAAGTAATCTGCATCTACCATTTCTGCGAAGCGACACTGATGTATTGCAGTTTTGGAAAGAGAAGGAGCAATCGGAACCCGAACTTTACGCATTAAGCAACGTTTGTTTCGGCATTCCTCCAACTCAT GTTACTATAAAAGATGCTTTTTCGTCTTTGGCCGACAACAGCAACCAAATGAGCCATGAGACACTAGAAGATATTCTATTAGTGAAGCTAAGCCcggtatttttaaacaaagccATCAACAGTTTAACGCTATTTGAAGATTAG